In the genome of Photobacterium sp. TLY01, one region contains:
- the lrp gene encoding leucine-responsive transcriptional regulator Lrp — MVDTKKKPSKELDRIDRNILNELQKDGRISNVELSKRVGLSPTPCLERVRRLERQGYISGYTALLNPQYLDASLLVFVEITLNRGAPDVFEQFNRSVQELEDIQECHLVSGDFDYLLKTRVSDMSAYRKLLGETLLRLPGVNDTRTYVVMEEVKQTNNLVIKTR, encoded by the coding sequence ATGGTAGATACCAAAAAGAAACCCTCCAAGGAGTTGGATCGCATCGACCGCAACATTCTGAACGAACTTCAGAAGGACGGACGAATTTCAAACGTTGAGTTGTCTAAACGTGTTGGACTGTCTCCAACCCCTTGTCTGGAGCGTGTACGTCGCCTGGAGCGCCAGGGGTATATCAGCGGCTATACTGCGCTGCTGAACCCGCAATATCTGGATGCCTCTCTGCTGGTTTTCGTTGAAATTACCCTGAACCGTGGTGCCCCTGATGTCTTTGAGCAATTTAACCGTTCGGTTCAGGAGCTGGAAGATATTCAAGAGTGTCATCTGGTGTCGGGCGATTTCGACTATCTGTTAAAAACACGTGTATCGGACATGTCTGCATACCGTAAGCTGCTGGGTGAAACCCTGCTGCGCTTACCGGGTGTGAATGACACCCGTACCTATGTAGTTATGGAAGAAGTAAAACAGACCAATAACCTGGTGATCAAAACACGTTAA
- the ald gene encoding alanine dehydrogenase — MIIGVPKEIKDHEYRVGLVTSSVRELVSLGHQVLIETQAGAGIGLSDADYQSAGATILSTASEVFTRSELIIKVKEPQTVERAMLREGQILFTYLHLAPDYEQTKELIQSKSICIAYETVKDNKGRLPLLAPMSEVAGRMSVQAAAQTLENSRGGRGLLLSGVPGVEPAKVLILGGGVVGSNAARLAVGMRADVTVLDRNLDTLRALDCEFQGKVKLLYSTDDLIDRLVPDTDVIIGAVLIPGAAAPKLITADHVKAMKHGSCLVDVAIDQGGCFETSHPTTHTHPTFIVDNVVHYCVANMPGAVARTSAFALNNATLPYIIQLAGKGYKQALLDDPGFLAGLNVIHGKVTCREVAEAFNLHYTDPTVALSMH; from the coding sequence ATGATCATCGGTGTGCCTAAAGAAATCAAAGACCACGAATACCGAGTTGGCCTTGTTACCAGTAGTGTCAGAGAACTGGTTTCGCTGGGTCATCAGGTACTGATTGAAACCCAGGCCGGAGCAGGTATAGGGTTGTCCGATGCAGATTATCAGTCTGCCGGAGCAACGATTCTTTCGACTGCTTCAGAAGTTTTTACCAGATCAGAGCTAATTATTAAAGTAAAAGAACCCCAGACCGTCGAAAGAGCCATGCTTCGCGAAGGGCAAATTCTGTTCACTTATCTGCATCTGGCCCCTGATTATGAGCAAACAAAGGAGCTGATTCAGAGCAAATCTATTTGTATTGCTTATGAAACGGTAAAAGACAACAAAGGCCGCCTTCCGTTACTGGCGCCCATGTCTGAAGTGGCCGGCAGGATGTCCGTTCAGGCCGCTGCGCAAACCCTGGAAAATTCCCGCGGCGGAAGAGGTTTACTGCTCAGTGGCGTACCCGGCGTAGAACCGGCTAAAGTCCTCATTTTAGGCGGCGGCGTTGTGGGTTCCAATGCCGCCCGTCTGGCGGTGGGGATGCGGGCCGATGTCACTGTGCTGGATCGCAATCTGGATACGCTACGGGCACTGGACTGCGAGTTTCAGGGCAAAGTGAAGTTGCTTTACTCGACCGACGATCTGATTGACCGCCTGGTGCCGGATACCGATGTGATCATCGGCGCAGTGCTGATCCCTGGTGCTGCGGCCCCGAAACTCATCACGGCCGATCACGTTAAAGCTATGAAGCACGGCTCATGCCTTGTTGACGTAGCGATTGATCAGGGCGGCTGTTTTGAGACTTCTCATCCGACCACACATACCCATCCAACCTTTATTGTCGACAATGTGGTGCACTACTGTGTCGCCAATATGCCCGGTGCGGTGGCGCGCACTTCGGCATTTGCGCTGAACAATGCCACATTACCCTACATTATTCAGCTGGCCGGGAAAGGCTATAAACAGGCATTGCTGGACGACCCAGGATTTCTGGCCGGATTAAATGTCATTCACGGTAAAGTGACCTGTCGCGAAGTCGCTGAAGCCTTCAATCTTCACTATACCGATCCGACGGTTGCCCTCAGCATGCACTAA
- the trxB gene encoding thioredoxin-disulfide reductase, with amino-acid sequence MSNAKHSKLLILGSGPAGYTAAVYAARANLNPVMITGMQQGGQLTTTTEVENWPGDAEGLTGPALMDRMKAHAEKFNTEIIFDHINETDFSQRPFLLKGDNGEYTCDALIIATGASAKYIGLESEQAFQGRGVSACATCDGFFYRNQKVAVVGGGNTAVEEALYLANIASEVHLIHRRDTFRAEKILIDRLMDKVNHGNIVLHTDRTLDEVLGDDMGVTGVRLKETQSDNTEDLDVMGVFIAIGHQPNTGIFTGQLAMENGYIKVQSGLEGNATQTSVPGVFAAGDVMDHIYRQAITSAGTGCMAALDAERYLDALNSK; translated from the coding sequence ATGAGTAACGCAAAACACAGTAAACTACTCATCCTAGGTTCTGGCCCCGCCGGTTATACGGCAGCTGTTTACGCGGCCCGTGCCAATCTCAATCCAGTCATGATTACTGGCATGCAGCAAGGCGGCCAGCTTACCACGACGACAGAAGTTGAAAACTGGCCTGGCGACGCGGAAGGACTGACAGGTCCGGCACTGATGGATCGCATGAAAGCGCATGCTGAAAAATTCAATACCGAGATCATTTTCGATCACATCAACGAAACCGATTTCAGCCAGCGCCCTTTCCTTCTGAAAGGCGATAACGGTGAATACACCTGCGATGCATTGATCATCGCCACCGGCGCGTCCGCTAAATATATTGGTCTGGAATCTGAACAGGCTTTCCAGGGCCGCGGTGTCTCGGCCTGCGCCACCTGCGACGGCTTTTTCTACCGTAATCAGAAAGTTGCTGTAGTCGGCGGCGGTAATACCGCAGTAGAAGAAGCCTTGTATCTGGCAAATATTGCCTCTGAAGTACATCTGATCCACAGACGTGACACTTTCCGCGCCGAGAAAATTCTTATCGATCGCCTGATGGACAAAGTCAATCACGGCAATATCGTCCTGCACACGGATCGCACCCTGGATGAAGTGCTGGGGGATGACATGGGCGTGACCGGTGTACGCCTGAAAGAAACCCAGTCTGATAACACGGAAGATCTGGACGTGATGGGTGTGTTCATTGCGATCGGCCACCAGCCGAATACCGGCATCTTTACCGGGCAGCTGGCCATGGAAAATGGCTATATCAAAGTCCAGTCCGGTTTGGAAGGCAATGCGACGCAAACCAGCGTTCCTGGTGTATTTGCTGCCGGCGATGTCATGGATCACATCTACCGTCAGGCGATTACCTCTGCCGGGACAGGCTGCATGGCTGCACTGGATGCGGAACGCTACCTTGACGCGTTAAACAGCAAGTAA